The Electrophorus electricus isolate fEleEle1 chromosome 4, fEleEle1.pri, whole genome shotgun sequence region TCTCGACTCGTTCAGACCGAGCACTTTCCACTAACGCGGCGCGGGAAGCACGCGACCCTTCTTACCTTGAACATTGAAGAGATCTCTTCTTTCCCCCTTCCTATCTTATTTCTTAATACTTTATTTTTCGGTCGTCCCGCTCCTGTAGCGTTTTTCAGACAGTTGAccgtattttttatttaatttaatttttttggcaaaaaaaaaaaaagaaagaaaaaaagaaagaaactgccGGGTCGCTTATGAGAAGAAGAAAGCCAATAATCCGTCTCTAAATAACAGAGCAGAGCTAAAAAAGAATTCTTGCTCCAGGCTGCCTAGACGCCTCTGGGGCAAGGATTAGGCTACAATTAGCTCAACCCCACTCTCGCCCGAGCGCAGGCTCATTTTTTAAGATGAAAACGTGATATTCCCCCTCCTCGCCGAAAGATTATTCTGAATCATtagtgttctgttttttttctttcgtaTTTTTCGCCAAAGTATGAATAGCTGGGCGCCCGTAACGGTTTAAAGTTCTGCTTTACAGGGACTAAAGATTTAATGCCGTACGGCATCAGGCAAGTGGCGCGTCGTTTAACGGAGTTAGACTTGAAAAAGCAGATTTTAATCATTGTCATTTCGTCTGATGTAATATTTCCCCAGGCGTTTTTAGCAAGGCATACATTTTCATTCCCTAAATAAGTAAATCAGGGCGCGCTTGCCTTTCCCTCCCCACTTCCACGCGCTAATACAGAGACCGCAGAACTTGATAAAGTGgctataaaagaaaaaacaaggaTATGTAGATATATCCTTGAATAGTGTTCATGCGGCGATTTTCCCTGTTCTCTCTTCCCGTTTCCTAATGTCTCGCACTGCAACGCCAAATTTCCTGTAGACCATTAAAACCAAATGACGTCTATCGACATGCATTCTGCTATTGCAAAAAGCGCCCTCACAACCCGCCTGAGGCGAAACGCGCCATTTCAATTATAGCACGCGGCTAGATGGAGATGTCTGCAAACAGGCAAGCATTCTGCAAGCTCCGTGAGAAGCGTTTTTACCCCCAAAGatagaaaatgtttcaaattaaaacacATTCTACCACAAAATATTAATTCCACTGCAACAGGGGGGAAGAAGCACACATAGGAATGAAGAcatttgtctgtgtctgcgCCAAACTGAGTAGCGTTTGTTCATACAGGTACTAGCATTTGGGTagcttattatttatttatttggatgtttgtttatttgcgtGTAAATAACCGTGAATAATTGATGTAGCATTGAGACCCGCAATTACTGTATCTCACATGCAGTCTGTCGCGTTCTCGCGCTGTGCTTCTTGGCGTCTGGCGCCAACCAGTGTGAGAGATGTGGAACAGTCCgggaaaaaatccaaatccCAATTGAGGAAGGTAAAAAACGATGTACAATCAACGCAAAACGAAATTTATTCTGAGTttagaatcacacacacacacaaacaaacctgaggaggaaaaaaaactcgACTTTTGGCGACGGTATGGCTTGAACGCACAGGAAAACGACGCATTGAAAGAACGCATGAAAGAAGTGTGTAGCTTCACGCTTCGCACCTGACGGGCTGGAGAAGAAACGAACATGGCCAATTGATGCCCCGCCAACACCGCGTGCGCTTCAGGATTGCACGTGTTGTCACGCTTTCTCCCCAGCACGGCAAAGCTGAATTCACCCGCCGGGCTCAAATTTGTTGTCTTCAGGAGTACAAACCGAAGGCGAAAGCCGCATGTTCTGTTCTTCATTAGAGCAACAACCCCGGAGTTAGTTCAATTACACCAGTATGCGGAAGATGTTGtaaatttaaagatttaaatagCTTACAAAGTAGCCGCGGGCCCCATCAGTTAATTTCCGTAATTTATGGATTTTAGCGGCGTGTCTGTagtgaggagcagaggaagatCTAGGTCAGGCCAGAGATCCGCCGGTGCCTGCCGCGCGCACGAGTATTGACCGCTTTCTTGCGCGCGCAGGTAACACTCTGCAGCACcaaagagatttttttaaaaaaaaaggggggggggggtagggagagagagagagagactttaaaACGTGTAAAGCTCGAGGTGCATCTCGAGGTAGGAGGCTACCTGGAATTACACGTATTGATGATAAAGGTTTGTTTCATGATATATGCCGCAAAACGCATGCTTTAGGAAATCCTGCTGTTTAAGTGTACGCGGGACCACTGTGACATGGTTTTactcagcaaaaacaaaagctcaGCCGACTTGCTTTTTCTTCAATATTTGAACTCCTGTTAAGATCCTGCAAAGGTTCAAAGTAGGCTAACTTCATTGGAAGCGAGGCTTACTTGTGATTGGTCCCCAGGGCATGTAAACATTCATTATTCCGCAAACTGTTTATTCCAACAACAACGTTATAAATTGAAGTGGTTAGCAGCTTTAAAGGCGACGTGGTCGCGAGGCCCACTGGTTAAAGTCACGAGGTGAGAAGGTGAGGTAGCCCGGCAAACGTGCGTCTTGATGATGCAACCTGCTCTCCGCGTCGTGCAGTCTAACAAAGCACATCTGAGAACAACGACCAGGAAATAAGCGAATCTGTTCAAATTTGCACGAACGCTACTGAAATAATGcgcatttaaatgaatttaaaagtaGTCAATTGCTCGTTAAGAAGGAACGAGGCAGCGGGGTTTAAGAACTATCTAAACTGCCCTCTTCTTTTCCCAGCAGCCTTTTACAGGGAGGTAAAATATGGTGATATCTTCTAAGTAGGCTTGGCTAACAATTTAGCTTAATTGCAACGGCACAATTGCCTACTTGAGaattgtgcatttattttggctTGTAGGCCTGTGCCTAATACGTTTTTGGTAGCTGTGAGCTCTCTATATATCCCGGCCACGTGATACCCGTTTTACTCTCTTACAGCGCTGTTCATGCGGGTCTCGTGCTGTCCGATTGAGTTCATGCCACCCGTTTGTAAACTACAGCAGCACACTTCAAACCGCGCGGTGGACGCTAGGGGGCGCCAAAAGGCCAGAGGAGCGCACGGAGATGTGGCTAGTGGTACGAATTATGCGAAAAAGACCTGCTTCACATTACTACCACTGTAGTGcgttataaataaataaacaggataAATAATCCCTGAAATGTAGCATTGGCAcgtgcattatatatatatatatatatatatatatatatatatatatatatatatatatatatatatatatatatataaaaaataaatatatatatatatatatatatatatatataaaataaatatatatatatatatatatatatatatatatatatatatatatatatatatatatatatatatatatacatgacCTCGTGAGAATAGTACCTGTAAGGTTCCCACTCAAGTGTCGTGTCAGAGCTCAGTAAATTTGCTAGGTTTCATTTTCACCTATTATTTTCACCTACAATGTCTGAAATCACAGATCGTCTAACGCGTTTTACACCTTTGCTATGCATTTATAAACTGTTATAATGTGAGTTATATTTGTAAAACGAAATACTCGAGATCCCTAGAACTCATGTATTACGGCGCAGCAGTCTCAGACAGCAGCCGCTTTGTCAAGCGCAGTTCTGTGTTGGCGGTGAGAGCGAGCGTGATGACATTTAGATTTTCCATTTTTCACCCTGCAAAGTGAAAGGCTAGAGTTTTGTTCCAGCTGTTAAACGGCGACTTTAATTAAGGCTTAtaggcgcgcgcgcgcgcgcgcgcgcgcacacacacacacacacacacacacacactcactcagagagagagagagagagcgagagagagagagagagagagagagagagagagagagagagagagagagagagagagaagctgtttaaatactttaaatctCATTTGTTCAGTTACTCCTTGATTTATCTTAAGATCACATCTCCAGCACCCTCTAAAATGACGGAGATGGTGTCCTGTGTATTAAATGTAGCAGGGACGGGGtcctgtgttttaaatgtgacaGACGGAGTCCTGTGTTTTAAGTACAGCCAGCCATGGTCCCTCTATTTTGCCCTGGGTGGATGCCGTTATTCCTGAAAGACTACAGGAGTCATAGATCAGGACTCCACGGGGAGCTTAAAGCTTTAAATATGATCGTGACTTCAGACTTTTATTAAAGCCACTTTGTGCGCTGTTACAATGACGTGAAAATAACGGTGACTTCAAAGTGAAATGTTACAGCCATCTTTCAGTCTTTTAAAGCCTAACCACAATGGCTCGCAAATCGTTACTAAAGTAGCCACCATTGCTGTAGCAAACGTACTGGCGTAAACGCGCTTTGAGTCCGCTCTGATGCCACCTAGTGGGCATTTAGAAAGTTGCAGATGTTGCCCCACCTGTTTGCAAGCGATCACATACAGTACGAGTAATGAGGACGGCGGGCCGTGTCCTGTCCGTCCTGCACTTGAGGCCTTGCTTCATTGTGACGTTTTCTGCGATTCCAAAAGGACATGACTGGCGGTTTGTCACGAGACAGCGTCTACCCGTATTTTCCACAGAAAAACGACAAACCAACTTGTCTATTCTCTGCGTGTTTATTGCACCAGTTTTATTGtaacagtattttatttatatggtatGTAGTGTAAATTAACGGATATTGTTAAGATAAATTGTAATTTGTTGGGATtcctaagacttttgcacatTGGCATTATTGTGTTTTCTGGTTGAATCGTTTTTTATCCGTGTCAATGACGTCCGTGTCTCAGTCATACACTAAGTAAAAACACTCAGTCAAAAGCTCTCCTTGTTGctaattaatgtttatatataaaacctcTTAGTGTCCGAATCTTGGTATACCTGCGCGCTCCCCACCAGGCAGAAAAGGGAAGTTTACAGAGTGGGCGGAGTAATGTTTTGCCACGCCCCTTCAACATCCTGACTGTGAGGCATTTTTCTGTGCGGTTTTTTACTCTTACTAGTCCTTTACTGCCCTCATGTGGTGCCCAACTAAACTCATGATGCATACACTAATCTGTATGCTTGTACCTCAGATCATAGTTTCATGGTGTTTATTACTGACGTGAGACTGTGTTTTCATCGAACGGTTGGGCATCAGTGGTGTTGGAGATGTTTAAGGGTCCTGATAGTTAATCCAGATCCTTAAATCTAATCCGGTCCGGGTAtttgtaataattgtaattgtgtAGTTAGTTAAACTGACCGCTAGGCAAAGGCATGGTAGAGTCTGTAGGAAGCTGCCCTCTGGGAACAAGGAGTAATTGGGCATCATGTCTGTAGATCGTGATGAGGTCTGCCTGGGGGGCTTTCTGCGCTCGCAATGCCTTGGCCTTGCAGGCTCATTCAAGCAGCTGCAGGGCCTGaggctgtgtggtgtgtgtgtgtgtgaatgaaaaagatatgagagagggcgagagagtgcatgcgtgtgcccCTATCAATACTGCTCGGGGCTACTAGACTGTGTCTTTGTCTATATCGTCCTCACTCTCTAACTGGCTGATAGGTTGTTGGGTTTCCAGCTGATGACATTTTCTGGTCATATCGTGATGGAGTAAAGGCAGAGTGTGAAGGGCCTAAGCTGTATTCCCAGCGGAAGAAGCCACAGGAATGTCACTGCTTCGATTTCGCCTTTTTTtgctgattatatatatatatatatatatatatatatatatatatatatatatatatatatatatatatatatatatatacacacacactttatatcgAATTATTCTCATATCTCAAACCAGAGAAACTTCGCTTCATGTAGCGTAGTCTGATATATTACCTTATCGCTCCTCATCTCCTGTTGCATACAATAGAGATCTCTGAAAATCTGGCTCACGAGAGCACAGCACACGTGCGGTTTTAGTGTGACAAATGACAGGATAGTGACGGAGAGCGCTACCAGTCAGCACACGACATGCTGGGGGAGCTGGATCCTCCTTCTGAATGTTTAAAACTGCACGTTTGATGGTTTCCTGCCTCGAAACAAGTGAGACGCAAAGCCATAATTAGCTGTGGTTCGTCATTCTAGTCCATGTTTGCGTTTTCCCTTTGCCGCTGAAACGCATGAGCTTGCCTATCCTGTGTGCCAGGACCCAAGATCTGCTGCACGAGTGTGAGTTTATTCACGACGCCAGCTGACGGGTGCGTGTCCACAGCCTGCGGGAAGGCAGCTGGGGCAGCTCCGCCCACATGCGACGCGGTCATTTTTAGCCACACCCTCTCGTCCAGAGAGGCGTCTGCAGAGGTTCATCCTGAGCACGCAGGGACCAACTCTAGTTGTACGGGAGATGTCATCTGAAAGTGTCTGCTGTTCGACTGATATTCCGGAATCATTTGCTATCATTGGTTGGTTTCGCTGGCCTTCTTGTTACTGGCGATGCGTGTTTGATGTTCAGGTTTGTGAAAAAGATTCAAGGCTTATCAGTCAACTGTTCCTTCAGACTAGTTGACTGAGGCTGAACTGAAACTGAAGGATCTCTGTTGCCCAGGACTGTCTGACACCTGCTTCCTAAGGTTAGCGTGACGGGGAGCTGCTGAGGCAAGCTGCTATGTTTGTGAATCTGTTCAGAATTAGATCAATATTGTTCATCCTCTACTGGAGgttggggtgtgtctgtgtgatggtCTACGCCTGCCGACatgttctctgtctgtctcttgggCACAGAGCCGTTGTCTGCCAACAGGTTGTTCTTTAGAGGCCATTATGTCTGCTGAGTTCATATTGTGTGGCACCTTACACTCTGTCTCACTACCTTTCTCCATCCGTctctctttatcactctctttgtctctctatctctgcctctctcgcttctcttttctttcttcccctctgctctccctaCCTCCATCTGCCCCGCCCACACACCCTGGGGCACTTTCACCGACGTCTCCTGCCCAATTACCTCCTCCGGACTTCTTTGTTCCAAAAGCAATTCTTTGAACTCCCAGAATTCATTGGGCCCTGTGAAAGAGCCACATCCATCCTGGCCTGCTCGGCACCTGGCCTGTGTCTTGTTGGGCCATGCCCCCTCCTCCAGAGGACCAATAGGATGCCGACTCTGTCTCCCGCGCTGGCCTACTGAGATGAGGAATGGGCTTGGGTGCTTTGGAACCTCCCACAGGGATGATTCTCTGGGGGACATTGTGGGCCCACACGactgtctctcattctgtccGTTTCTCTCcgtctttccatctctctgtgtctgtctatgctAACCTGcacaccttctctctttccatctctgtgtctgtctatgctAACCTGcacaccttctctctttccatctctctgtgtctgtctatgctAACCTGcacaccttctctctttccatctctctgtgtctgtctatgctAACCTGcacaccttctctctttccatctctctgtctgtctatgctAACCTGcacaccttctctctttccatctctctgtgtctgtctatgctAACCTGcacaccttctctctttccatctctctgtgtctgtctatgctAACCTGcacaccttctctctttccatctctctgtgtctgtctatgctAACCTGcacaccttctctctttccatctctctgtgtctgtctatgctAACCTGcacaccttctctctttccatctctctgtgtctgtctatgctAACCTGcacaccttctctctttccatctctctgtgtctgtctatgctAACCTGcacaccttctctctttccatctctcctgTCTTCCTTGTCACTCTGCCAGTGAGCCGTGATTCCACTCAGGTTTGAATCGGTTTCATTAGAATAGCCTCTGGATAATGGTTGTAGTAACTTTAATTACCACTTTGTCTGATACTTAAATCATGCGTGATGGCTGTCTGATACTTAAATCATGCATGATGGCTGTCTGATAGCTAAATCATGTGTGATGGCTGTCTGATACTTAAATCATGCGTGATGGCTGTCTGATACTTAAATCATGCATGATGGCTGTCTGATAGCTAAATCATGCGTGATGGCTGTCTGATAGCTAAATCATGCGTGATGGCTGTCTGATAGCTAAATCATGCGTGATGGCTGTCTGATACTTAAATCATGCGTGATGGCTGTCTGATAGCTAAATCATGCGTGATGGCTGTCTGATACTTAAATCATGCGTGATGGATGTCTGATACTTAAATCATGCGTGATGGCTGTCTGATACTTAAATCATGCGTGATGGCTGTCTGATAGCTAAATCATGCGTGATGGCTGTCTGATAGCTAAATCATGTGTGATGGCTGTCTGATACTTAAATCATGCGTGATGGCTGTCTGATAGCTAAATCATGCGTGATGGCTGTCTGATAAATTATATGTGATAGGTGCTTTTGTTCTAAGCCACATGCATAAGAAGCTCACTGCCTTTTTAATTTGCCTTAACATTATTAATCCATTGTTTCATCATTTAAACTTATAATATTACGAGAGcaaatgattaatgattaaaacCAAGATTTCAGAGAGcaaatgattaatgattaaaacCAAGATTTCAGTAGCAATAAGTGGCATTCTGATGCTTAGACAGTTAAAGAATATGTCTGTTTATATGGACACAGATAACTGTTACTTATGTATAATTAAGCTCATTAAGAATGTGGCTTGTATGATCTTGGTAGCTATGTTACATCTAGTGGGCTaattaatacaaatacattttacaatgtaAATGACGTGTACATACATGACTGCGAATATTCTTCACAAATCTTTTGACAACATAGAGTAGCTGCTGCCACCCTGTGGCCCTATCGAGGTACTGCAGATCAGTCCGTCTTGCGGTAGCACAGCCGTAAACTTGTACCCCACAGGGGCTTGGCTGCCATCTCATATgactgtcattttcattttgtagtGGAGTAAATTAGGTGTGCGTCTCCACACTATTACATATAGGTTATCCTAACCAAATATCAGTTGAAAAACTCATTCTTAACTGTTCATTTTAAGACTTTTTAATACACCGGTGAACGTTTTcgacagagaaaaagaacatcTCTTTACTAGTCTGAGTTCCCTTTGGGCAGTTTGCTTTGCGCTCTACGACAGCACGTCCCCACCGCGCAATGCATCGCCCCCTCTCAGCTCCGAGCTCACGCTGGAGACCCAGTTTAAGGAGTTCTCCACACAGTCTTGTTTGTCGGATTTGGCGTCCCAGCCCGCGGCGGCATGTAGTTAAGAGCTGGCGCCCTCGCGAGACGAGCAGTGTCTTCTGCTAATGAGAACGATAGATTCTAACTGCACGCCCTCGCGCGTAGCATACCTTTGGGCActttatgagagagagatttataaACATCTTGTTGTGAATAGTGGGGAAGAGAAACCgtaaataattcattaaatgGAGTCTCCTCCAGTAACCCCTTGTTCGGGCGTCGTACCTGATTAGACTTGTTTCCTCTTAAAACAGATTCGAGCAACTGGTGATTTCTGAcaggtttttttccttcttcctttCTTAAGAGTTTCTGGAGATCAATTAACAAAGCACTATCATACACCCCTTACTTTTGTTAGATCGTTAACGTTAAAATGGTCTTTCCCACTAAAGTGCGTGTTCGTCCACGCATGAGCCACAGAGACGCCAGTAACTGAATGGGATCATAAGGGTCTGTGACTGCGCACTGTATTCATGCCAAGAACAAGACCCCTGACTGGAACGTGCTGCAGAGCCTCTGAGGCCAAATGTCAGGTGTCTCGTGTTTCTAGTGTTTGATCATCCCTACGGCTTCTGAAGGCTGGGGATGTTTGGGATCCAGGACGACGGGATTTCAAGGACATTCGTAGAAAGTACAGACACGTACCTCTCTAAAGAATGTGAAGGCCACCGCAGAAAAAGctaaatgcataaacatttattcagaGACACTcaacagtgagagagatagaaagagagagagagagagagagagagagagagcttcaccACCTGAAGAATGTCTTCCTGATTCACACCGGTTGATTGGCAGTGTAAAAATAAGGCCGAGAGCATTAGATGACAGATCTGTACACGTGTGCACCAGCGACATTTAGTTCAGTTCCACCGCGCGAATGTCTCCACGGAGGCGTGCGTCGTCATGGCTACAGGGGCAGGAGAGGCGGTGGTGTGTCCTGGAGGAGGACAGGCTTGCAGCCTCCTCACGCGCTGCTCCACTCTGCAGGCCTGTGCACGAAGCATTTCAACACCCAGCACGAGATTTGGGCTCTCCGACACAACCACAAcactcagaaaaaaacatatcCAGCCATCTCAATATATGCCTGTGTAACACACATGtccatttatatatgtatatatctatatgatGTATGgatcctttatatatatatatatatatatatatatatatatatatatatatatatatatatatatatatatatggacacacatacatccatataaCATAGTGGCCTATATCTTTGCGatattgatttttgtttattttaaaaatagaattaaataaGAATATATTGTAATCTGTTTATGTGCAACTCCAGAGTGGTGagcaaaatgtgtgttttttcttacAGAACGTGATTAACTTCTTGCAGAGTCACTTAACTGCAACTCTGCTGGCAAAAGCATCCCAGTACAGGAGCACTGGTCTCAGATCTGTATTTGTCACCAGGATCACAATAAACAGGGAATTAacctgttctgagatcagtgctCAGTGAGTTTATGGATGTAATTGGTAACCTTAGTCATTTGTTGCCATTTTCATCTCCAGTCCTGGGGTTACAGTGCCCTGCACAGTTTCAGGTGTCCTGTGCTGTAGAACCCAGATTCACTGTTCCAGAATCCCAGATACCGTGGTCTAGAATCCCAGATGTCCTGGTCTTGAACCCCACATCTATTTTTAGCTCCAGTCCTTGAGCTCTAGAACCCCAGAATGCTACATCCCCTCCTCTAGAACCCCTGCCCCTACGAGCTCTAGGACCCCAGAATGCTACAGCCCCTGGTCTAGAACCCAAGATCCAGCTCATAGAGGACATGTTAACTAGCTGATGGGCAGGGTGAGGTGCGCTCATGCAGAGCAGGGCAGCGGGGCCAAATAACCAGCGTCAGAACCCCTCACACAGACGATATGGGACAGAAGTGGTAGTGTTTTCATGTCACAGCTTTGATTAATACTGCCTGGATTCACAACTCTACCAAACTTGGGTAAGACCTCCACTTTTGTCAAGACTGGTGCAACCCAGGAGTTACCCAGTTACCCAGGAGGGTGTTATAGGTTGGAGTTGCTGTCAATCATATGTTCACCAGCTATGAGTCAACAGTGCATCGGTGAACCTTTTTTGGTTTGCTTATTCAAAAGTTAGTGTGGAACGCATGAAACGTTAGCATGGAATGTTAGTTAAAGATAGTTTAAGGGGATTATGTAGAATTTCATGGATAGAAGGAGCAACCCTTTTTTCTGAATTGGAATTTGTCATGATATAAAACACAGGCTTTCCTACATGATTACAAAAAGTCCATAATGCTTGGGGTGgcgagttcacacacacacacacacacacacacacacacacacacacggctacaCCTAAAGCCAATGTACAAATacatagaaaaatatatagtcCTCTGAATGCCCtttttacaatatatatatataaactttaaaataGTTTAGGTAAAGGTGTAATAAGCGTGTGTAAAGTGTATGTGCGGAAGGGACGGCTGTCACTTTTGGTGTATGGAATGGAGAGCAACTGGAGAAGAGAATCAGTCCTTTTGCGAAGCACTACTctactgccaccttgtggtcaaAGTGCAAGTCTGATTTGTGATTATTTCATCTTGGCAACGATTTAACTGAATATACCTCAACTTCCTAAAAATAATTCTCTCCAGTTTCCACATTACCAGCGTAAATCGAACATTTTGCttaaacaaaaaacccccccaaaaaacgcTATGGAGGTCTGATGAAGCAGACAGTTTCAAACTGTTAGTATGAATGGCTAACAGAAATACTGTAGAAGTGTGATGctccattgtttttttgtttttttttacagcgtATACTGAATCAGGTTGGGGGAGGCAGCATGTAATAACAGTTGTCCTGACAACTGCAGCCATGGCGTTGACAACAAAGGTGACCTTGCCCACTGTGGCCTCAGTACAAGTCTTGGAAGGGCTTGGAGTAGTTGAACATGAGGTAGTCCATGTAGTAGAAGTCATAGGCTCTTTGCCTGTCGGAGGTGCTGAGCTGTGAGAAGTAGTGCTCAGTCATGTGCGCCGACGTTCTCGCCGCCTTGGGATTGCGGTCCTTGAACGTGGGGAAGGTGAGGTTCCTCGGTGCGCCGATCTGCCGCAGGACGAAGTCGGCCTCCTCCTCGATGGTCTCGAACTTGCCGATGAAGTCGTAGTCCAGCAGGCAAGGGCTGCACAGCTGGCTGACGGGCTCCCAGTGGATGTCCATGCCCACAGGCCGGTGCACATCCAGCAGGTAGCGGATGAACTCGGGGAAGGTCACGCCGCTACCCGTCTTCAGCGCCACCTTGGAGGCGTTGGCACGGTAGCGGGAGATGATGGGCTTGCCAAACACAGGGTGGTAGTAGGAGTTGGGGCTCTCGAACTTGTCCCGGAAGGCAGAGACGAGGCGCTCCATGGGCTCACGCACGAACAGAACCTTGGTGTAGAAGCGCAGGCGGCGGGCGATACCGGCCCGGTCGAAGCTGTCCAGCCGCTTCAGGTGGTTCCCATAGTGCACTGCGTCGTGGTCGATGGCGCCGGCCAATGGGGCGGCGCCAGACAGCACCATCAGCACGCGCTTCCAGTTGGAGCAGCCAGCCTTGGGCACCTCGCAGTACAGCAGGCGGTGCCTGTCCTCCACGTAAACGCGCGACACGTGGTGCGGCGTGACAGTGCGTGACCCATCGGCGCGGTAACGGGCACACACGTTCTGCATCAGATGGCGACGCTCCTCCTGGGCGAGCGAGAGGCGGCGCCGGCCGGGAGGCGCCGTGTTGGACCCCGGCAGAGAGGGCGGGGACGGGGGCGGGGACGAGGGCGGGGCCGAGGAGTTGGAGGCGGGCCGCAGCACCGGGCTGGTCTTCAGGAGTTTGCGCCGCCGCTTGGTCACACGTGGCGGACCCAGCTCGTGCTCGCGTGACCCGGGAGTGCCGGACACGCGGTCCCACGCGAAGGCAGGAAACGGCATGGGTGAGACGGCGTGATCGGCGCTCGGCTCTTCAGGTCTGCCACCCTGGCCCGTTCGACCTGCTGCAGCAC contains the following coding sequences:
- the LOC113584297 gene encoding carbohydrate sulfotransferase 8, whose product is MLWLDCNMLETVRGRRRPRGPARKLSCSFWFLLLFGAGGLVLFIHLQDLADMVQLQAPGVKFTGMTRQTREEMCAQQQDSEAAGSAAAGRTGQGGRPEEPSADHAVSPMPFPAFAWDRVSGTPGSREHELGPPRVTKRRRKLLKTSPVLRPASNSSAPPSSPPPSPPSLPGSNTAPPGRRRLSLAQEERRHLMQNVCARYRADGSRTVTPHHVSRVYVEDRHRLLYCEVPKAGCSNWKRVLMVLSGAAPLAGAIDHDAVHYGNHLKRLDSFDRAGIARRLRFYTKVLFVREPMERLVSAFRDKFESPNSYYHPVFGKPIISRYRANASKVALKTGSGVTFPEFIRYLLDVHRPVGMDIHWEPVSQLCSPCLLDYDFIGKFETIEEEADFVLRQIGAPRNLTFPTFKDRNPKAARTSAHMTEHYFSQLSTSDRQRAYDFYYMDYLMFNYSKPFQDLY